From the Scatophagus argus isolate fScaArg1 chromosome 21, fScaArg1.pri, whole genome shotgun sequence genome, one window contains:
- the LOC124052220 gene encoding annexin A4-like → MSYPGYPPQSGGYPPQAGGYPPQPGAYPPQAGGYPPPQGGYPPAQGGYPPAAGGYPPAAGGYPPQAGGYPPPAGGYPPAAGGYPPAAGGYPPQAGGYPSPAGGFPPQTGGYQAQSGAGGYPSMPPAGGGWGAAPGGSGVPGGPQQGYPGGPAPGQPMPNYPGAPATNPSVPGYGSGVPSNPQAPAIPKGYRGSIKDFPGADPLRDVEVLRKAMKGFGTDENAIIELLGNRTNKQRVPMVAAYKTTYGKDLIKDLKSELTGNFENLVLAMMMSPAHFDAAQLREAIKGAGTDEACLIEILSSRSNAEICEISRIYKAEYGKSLEDAISSDTSGHFRRLLVSLCQGNRDERETVDISLVKQDAQKLYAAGENKVGTDESQFNAILCARSKPHLRAVFQEYQQMCGRDIEKSICREMSGNLESGMVAVVKCIKNTPAYFAERLHKAMQGAGTKDTTLIRIMVSRSEVDMLDIRQAYVKTYGKSLYTHISGDTSGDYKKLLLKLCGGND, encoded by the exons ATGAGCTACCCAGGATACCCTCCTCAGTCTGGTGGATACCCACCACAGGCAGGGGGCTACCCACCTCAACCAGGTGCATATCCACCCCAAGCAGGCGGCTACCCTCCTCCTCAAGGCGGCTACCCTCCCGCACAGGGTGGCTACCCACCAGCAGCAGGCGGCTACCCTCCTGCAGCAGGAGGCTACCCCCCTCAGGCAGGTGGATACCCACCCCCGGCCGGCGGTTACCCTCCCGCAGCAGGCGGTTACCCCCCAGCAGCAGGGGGCTACCCTCCCCAGGCCGGTGGTTACCCATCTCCAGCTGGAGGCTTCCCTCCTCAGACAGGAGGATACCAAGCGCAGTCTGGAGCAGGAGGTTATCCCTCCATGCCTCCAGCAG GTGGAGGCTGGGGTGCAGCACCAGGTGGATCTGGAGTG CCAGGAGGACCTCAGCAGGGATACCCAGGGGGTCCCGCCCCAGGCCAGCCAATGCCAAATTACCCTGGAGCCCCAGCGACTAACCCCTCAGTGCCTGGATATGGAAGTGGAGTTCCGTCCAACCCTCAGGCTCCTGCCATTCCC aaagGGTACAGGGGTTCTATAAAAGACTTTCCAGGGGCTGATCCACTGAGGGATGTTGAAGTTCTTCGAAAAGCTATGAAGGGTTTTG GGACTGATGAGAATGCCATTATTGAACTTCTGGGAAATCGTACCAACAAGCAAAGGGTGCCAATGGTTGCAGCCTATAAAACAACTTATGGGAAG GATTTAATTAAGGACCTGAAGTCTGAGCTCACTGGAAACTTTGAGAATCTGGTTCTTGCTATGATGATGAGCCCTGCACACTTTGATGCAGCTCAACTCAGAGAGGCTATAAAG ggggcaggaactgatgaagcttGTTTGATTGAGATTCTTTCATCACGCTCAAATGCAGAGATTTGTGAAATTAGCAGAATCTACAAAGCTG AGTATGGAAAGAGCCTGGAGGACGCCATCAGCAGCGACACCTCCGGTCATTTCCGCAGACTCTTGGTCTCTCTCTGCCAG GGAAATCGTGACGAACGTGAGACTGTCGACATCTCACTGGTCAAACAGGATGCTCAA AAACTGTATGCTGCTGGGGAAAATAAAGTTGGAACTGATGAGTCCCAGTTTAATGCCATCCTGTGTGCCCGCAGCAAGCCTCACCTGCGTGCAG TCTTCCAGGAGTACCAGCAGATGTGTGGGCGAGACATTGAGAAGAGTATCTGCAGAGAAATGTCTGGCAATCTGGAGTCTGGCATGGTGGCTGTGG tgaaatgcATCAAGAACACCCCTGCCTACTTTGCAGAAAGGCTGCACAAGGCCATGCAG GGAGCAGGGACCAAGGACACAACACTCATCCGTATCATGGTGTCCCGCTCCGAGGTCGACATGCTGGACATCCGACAGGCGTATGTGAAGACTTATGGAAAATCACTGTACACCCACATCTCA GGTGATACTTCTGGGGATTACAAGAAGCTGCTGTTGAAGCTGTGTGGAGGTAACGACTAA